ACGAGTCGGTGCTCGAGGCCACGGCCACGGGAGTGCGGACACCCGACCTCGGCGGCCACTCCACCACGTCCGAGTTCACCGACGAGGTGATCTCCCGGACGCGCACGAAGATCGACATCTGGACGTCGCTCGGCTCGACCGTCTAGGCGCGGTCGATCCCACACCTCTCCGCCAGGCTGTCGATCCGGCTGTTTACCACGCCGCACGGGATGAGGAAGGGCTTCGCACGGCATTGGATCTCGAGCGTCTGTGCCGAGGGCTCATAGGTCCATGCAAGGGTGAAGCCGCGGTGCGCCTGCTCCCCGCGCTCCGTATCGATGCTGATCCCGTACTCGCTGCTGAGCATCTCCTTCGCGGCCGACCATTTCGACGCGTCCACCCTGCCGAACCTGAGGGGATCACACGCCATCGCCAACACTCCCTTCGCCTGCCAGATACGGCTCCAGCTTCGCGCGGACACCATCCGGGATTTCCCGCTTGTTCGTCGTACCTGCATCCACGAACACGTGGCGTAGCTCGCCCTCCACGAGCAGCTCCTCTCGGCGCATGACGTCGATGCGGGTGGTCATGGCCGTGTTGCCGAGCCGGGTGAGCCACCAGTGCAGCTCGATCTCATCGTCGAAACGGGCGCCGGCGCGGTAGCGGGCGCTGGCCTCGGCCACCACCAGGTCGACGCCGGACTCGATCATCTCGTTGTACGGCATCACCAGATGCCGGAACGCCTCGGTGAGGGTGTCGTCGAAGTACGAGAAGTAGTGCGCGTTGAAGACGACGCCCTGCTGGTCGCAATCCCGGTACGGGACCCGCAGGCGGTGGACGTAGCGCTCGGCCATCTCGCGCCTGAGCGTACCGGCGGGCAGCGGGCGGAATTTTTTCCGTCCGACCCCCTCCGTACCTTTCCGAACACATGTTCCCCGCCTCCCGCATCCCGCGTCCTCTACTCCGCGCGCTCGACGCAGCTGTGGAGTTCGCCACTCTCGGAGAGGTTCGGCTCGAGTCAGGCTGGGAGGAACTTGCCTGGTTCGAGGACGAGGGACTGCGGAGCGAATGGTTCCGCGAAGACTCGCCCCCCACCCCGCGCTCGCAGCTTCCCCGCGCGCGAGCGCAGTTCAGGCCCGTTACCCCCGCGGGCCGTCTGGCGTTGGAGGCGGCAAATGCAGCGGAACTCGCGTCAAGGCCGCCCGTGTGCTCCGGAGCAAGGGGCGCACGGGCAGCCGAAGGCGCCACGGGGCCGCGCCGTCGCGCGCGGGCAGGCTCCGTAGAGCCGCGCCCGCAGCCGTGCTTATGGGAGGGCTGAGCTCAACCGCGGCGCTCTGCTAGCGCCGCGCTGCCGTCATCGAGGCCCCAGTGGTGGAGCAGCATCGCGTTGACGATGACCACGACTGCCAGCGCGGCACCAAGCAGCGGCGCTCCCACCGCTATGAGAGCGGCAACTCCCCCCGCAAGCACCACGAGCTCGAGAGCCCAGCGGCCCGGGAGGTCGAGGCGCCGGGCGGCGTTTGGCGCCGGGAGGGCGCCCCACAGGATCGCGACGAGCAGCGGCGCGAGGATCGCCACGACGACGTTCACAACGTGGTTCGTGCTCACCCGCGATCCCCAGTACGCGACCGCAGCCAGCACACACAGCTCGAGCAGGAAGCGGAGCGCCAGGTTGCCGGCCTTGATGGGGCTCACGGCATACGGGGAGCCGCCGGCCTCACGAAGCGGCCGACGTCTCCTCCACAGGCGCCACGGCGGGGTCGTAGGTGCCGAAGCTCCAGACGTTGCCCTCCGGATCCTGCGCGGAGTAGTCGCGCGAGCCGTAGTGCTGGTCCTCGAGCTCACGGATGATCGTCGCGCCGGCAGCCTTCGCACGCTCGCAGTGGGCGTCGGGATCGTCCACGACCACGTAGGTCCAGCCCTGCCCGGCGTGGGGACCCCAGGTGCGGTCGTCGCTCTCGGTGCTGACCATCACCATTCCGCTGCCGCATGCGAGCTGGGCATGTTCCACGCTTCCATCCTCAGCCTCGTACACGGCATGGCGCTCGAAGCCGAACGCGTCGCAAAGGAACCGGATGGCCGCCTGCGCGTCGCGGTAGCGCAGAACGGGATACAGGTTGTTGGCGGCGGGATCCATGGACTCTCCTTCATCACTCGCCTCGTTTCGTCCTGACCCGGATCGTAGGCGCGAATTTCCCACTCCTGGCGCAATTACGTTCGGCCGAGGCCGCATTGATCTCGCGCGACGCCCCCCGTTGTTCTCGCGTGACGCCCCCAGTTGATCTGGCGCGACGCCTCCAATTCACCTCGGGCAACGCCCCCAAATTGATCTCGTGGGACGCTGAATGCGACGGCACGATCGGGAGTGGCCCAGGCGCCCAGCAGATCAACACGATCGTCGGCCCGCCGCTGGTCAGCTGGCGGGACGAGAGCGGAGTCTCCGCGTCAGGCGGCTTGGCGCCAGGCTCGAAGCTGCTGCTGGAACCACTGAACGGGCTCGGGCTTCTTGCCCTCCGTCGAGCCGTCGAGCTCGACGAAGTGGAGGAAGAGGTCGGGATCGTCGATCCGCTCCATCAGGTCCTTCAGCCGCCGGCGGTCGAGCCAGCCGGTGCGGCGCATCTTCCGCCAGATCCCGTACGGCCGATCGTGCAGCTCGATGGTGGTCAGCAGCACCTCATCGTCGGTGTAGCGCTCGGCGAACCGCCTGGCGCGCATCGCATGGTGGTTCTCACCG
The genomic region above belongs to Thermoleophilaceae bacterium and contains:
- a CDS encoding thioesterase family protein, which encodes MAERYVHRLRVPYRDCDQQGVVFNAHYFSYFDDTLTEAFRHLVMPYNEMIESGVDLVVAEASARYRAGARFDDEIELHWWLTRLGNTAMTTRIDVMRREELLVEGELRHVFVDAGTTNKREIPDGVRAKLEPYLAGEGSVGDGV
- a CDS encoding YrdB family protein yields the protein MSPIKAGNLALRFLLELCVLAAVAYWGSRVSTNHVVNVVVAILAPLLVAILWGALPAPNAARRLDLPGRWALELVVLAGGVAALIAVGAPLLGAALAVVVIVNAMLLHHWGLDDGSAALAERRG
- a CDS encoding VOC family protein, whose protein sequence is MDPAANNLYPVLRYRDAQAAIRFLCDAFGFERHAVYEAEDGSVEHAQLACGSGMVMVSTESDDRTWGPHAGQGWTYVVVDDPDAHCERAKAAGATIIRELEDQHYGSRDYSAQDPEGNVWSFGTYDPAVAPVEETSAAS